Within Vicia villosa cultivar HV-30 ecotype Madison, WI linkage group LG1, Vvil1.0, whole genome shotgun sequence, the genomic segment ttgaaaatatatttccaaacaaaaatttctaaaaatacTTTATTTGGAAAATATATTTCCAAATAAAATTTaagttgaaaatatatttttagatgTATTTCCGAGTTAACCTTTGATGATTTCagagataaaatatattatttcttcaaattttacaaattggtcctcatattttccaaaattataaaattgaccccaaaattttttaaaaaattgcaaattggtccttaataatttttaaaatttataatttggtccttcaaatttttaaaaattgcaatttggtccctacttttcaattttttaatttggtccaaaacatttatattttataaaaaatacccaaaaaatctaacaatgaattaccttaatacttcatccaaacaaaataatttaaaatgaatggatttcaattgaatcatttgaattgctttgaattttaaatttcgttaaaatttctaattacctcatccaaacacactcttaaagaCTTAAAGAATGCATAAGGGGTGCAATCAAAAATTGCCCTCCACTATCCTGAAGTTAGATTGTTGTACCCAACCGCCACAACGCATTCCTCAAATAAAGTAGACAATGTATGAGCCCACttgtttaaataataataataaaaaaatttataatttgaagAATGATTTTacatacatttaaaaaaaaaaaatactataacaCTATAAGCATCTAAATTTTAAGATTATTATttggaataataaatatttataaaacaaaGATTAGAAGTGTTCGCACGGTTTGattttgaaacaaatatttttgaaacaaatatttataaaataaacattTATAAAAATACTATAACTCTCttaaaattatatcatcatatcatactaaattataatcctataacttctcCTAATAAAATTTCCCGCCAaaactattataaataataaaaataaatattataaataataaataatagaaattttgaaaactatttaaaAGTTTTCCATGACCCCATTAATTCCACTACTTAATTACCAATTTAGGAAAAAAATATCACTAATTAAAAAAACTctaattaaaaaaagtaaaatagaacatgtattaataaaaaaattaattaatgaattaaGTTACCACTACTTCATTACCAATTACTATTAGCAGTTCTAACTTAGTATTAACTACAACCACCAACACATATGCCACTAAACCATTATTCTTTTTCATAGATGAATAAACTGTTTCTAAAACTAATAAATACTTCTACATTCATTCAATTTGGtacaatatttttatgttaatttttgtCATTGTTATTGCAGTCAATATCTATATTATGGTGGTATCTAAAAATATTCATCGACAACCTTTACTATTCTTCTCAAAATTATGTAGAGTGCaatcattttcttttttaaaaccaaaaggaggtaaaataaataatgtcaatctcattattattaatgtgatttgccttctttttatttttattgttgtttgctaataatttttttattatgtttttaagtaattatacTATTGAACAACATGTCTTCttttgtgttgtgttgtgttgttatttgctaatttttttattatatatttttttagtaatcatattgttaaaaaaattgttgttagTGGGATGAATTACGAGATGAAATAAAATCTTTGTTGtcacatatttttttatatagtttttttattaCTAAGCCATCCTCTATAATAATTCCCCTAATTCTATTAACTCCCAATAATTTATAAAACCTCCACCCATGTTTGAAGTATTGCATTTTTTttgttagtagtatttatagTAATTTAGATGTTCACAAAATGCTTATACAAGATATGttatactattttattttctcttaatttatgaatatttataactttttattttaaattaatgtaTAAATTAAATTAGAAGCACAACtactattaaataattaaattatatattttgatttaatttttaaaattatattaatattatggtAGAACATATCCCGTGCATAGCACGGGTGTACGTCTAGTTTGTATAAAATTCAATAACGATTAGAAGTGTTCGCActgtttgattttgaaagaatccAATATTTAATTAGATGAAAAATAgatagattaattaaattaaattttcatattttgcaataaaacaaaaaagaatcCAGTACTTAAAAGATGAGAAATGATCTGAATTAAATTGATGAAATGATCTGAATTAAATTGATTTagtacattaaaaataaatataaaaaatattttatttacattaaaTAACTTGCATAAtattatgaaattttttataattagtctTTTTTCCATAGCATATtcaacaaaatataatataaaaatatctaACTAAAGCTTTTATAGTTATGATAGTTTTTTTAGCTAgaatatgaatatatattgaggCGTTTGGTTCAGGGATTCAAAAACGAGTCTTAAGAATAAATTAGGTgagaataaaaatagaaaaatgtttaaaaaaatttagataaataatttttttttgacaaatttagataaataattgattatttcatatataaaaatatttagatgaatattaatttttttccccTATACGATTTttggataaaaatatttgatcataaatactatttctcgtatataaaaacatttagatcaataatagatttttttcctatatacagacttcatttttgtttaaaatattattatttttttaaaaatatgtttatttgatattcttagaaaaattaataactatatttttaataaaaaaatcatatgaaATTTTATGCAATAAATATTTCTACCTTTTTATATGGGAATAAGatcatttaaattataaaagttaTTACAAGCTATTTTATTTTTTGGAACCTTTACACTAAAGAATAAGTTTTCTCTAAACTCTTAACAAACATGGTATAActattttttaaagattatttttaatttttttggacTAAGAATCTAACTCATTTCATTAATAAGTATATTGTGAACGATACATCGTTAAAAATGTGAAAACTAGTAAGAAATGGAGACGCCTTTGCCAAAACATGAACAACCTCATTAACTTTTCTTTTAATGAACTTAATATGAAAGTTCCTAACAGATTGAGTCAATAGGTGATGAGATTGAGTCAATAGGTGATGACAGACTCGAGAAATGACACCGAAATCTGAGTCGTTTGGCTTAAGAGTGATCACACTATCCAAACAGTTTTAAAATCCGACTCGAAATTCACATTATTAAAGGCAAGATCCAACACCCATTTGATAGAAGCCAAGAGACCTAGAGCTTCACATGTATCAACATCAGTAATAAGTGAAAACCACTATGGTCGGGCTGCAATAAAAAGACCTTCATCGTTTTTAAAACAAGCACCTATTCCAATCTTATTATTAGAAAAAAGATGCATCAATATTGCATTTTAACCGATCAAATGGTGGCTTACTCCACTTAGTATCATTTGTCAGTTACACTATTGGAGAAACTATGTTTCTAACGTGTTTGGCGTCTCTCCAACCTGACAAAAGATGTGTAGCTTAAATGCAAATATTATCTGGAGAGTCCTCAATATGATTTCATAGAGCGTTGTTTCTACCTTTCCATAAACTCGACATAATAATTGAAAAGACCGCCTGAAGTTTTTGATTAGAAAtctgcaaaaaagaaaaaacaacataAGAGAAATCTCCTCCATTGTTAATTAGCTGCTAAATAGTGTGCCAGAGTCCCACTTTTTTCCGGCAAACATGCTCTTAGGACATTGAAAATATAAGTGAAAATATAAGTGATTATTATGAAAGATACACCCTATGCTTTTAAAGACAatagaaaaattgaaattaaaatttttcaagtataaaatttcttattttttgtttttcggTATAGGTTGAGAATAACACAAAcgacatttaatttttttcttcttaaaaacGAATGCATGatattaatttttatgataatgatgatatGATTTTTGCGAATCAATTATAATTGGTTCGGGTAGACAAACTTGCAAGTAGAATATTGTAAATCCGAACCAATTAACAATAACATCAATTTTCACCCGAACTTACAAAAAATGTCGACACAAACTCTGTAATTTAATATAAGGTGAACTTCGGGATCTTTAAACTTAGTTAGTCCAATCAAATACCATTATTCAATCAcatgttattttttataattattttatttaaaataaattctaattctaaACTAATTTAGACTAAagatatctatacctaattaGATATCAGAGTACCAAAGAATTTCCCTTAATTTAAactataatttaatttgaatttgctGAATCATGGAACACCTTAAAAACATTATGCTTACAAAGAAGATACGTAATCTTTCAGTTGCGGTAGTCTATTCAACAATTCTTTAAGAAAGACGGGtcaaagaatattttaaaaagatCGGAGTCTGAAATATTCTACATGCTTATTTGTGGGACATGTAtctaaatttgaaatgatttggaaACGTGATTAATCAaacattttatatataaaaaaacaattttttcctTTAATGTTCTCCTTATTTCTTCATGTTGAAGAGTCTCTCCCACATTAAATATGGTCTCAACTCAAGATTGGTACAAATTTTCATACAAACATGCctttcaatttcattcacaaaCAATACTAAGACTATATAGTAAACAAAGAAGTGTATATATTATCAAATTAAACAAATGCAAACTCAGTTCTTGAACAAAAAAGTTGCATTACACAATAAGTTTCCCCATTAAAAACAACCATTCAACACTCATACAAAAGTCACAAAACCGTATCATGATTCATGACAAACTAATCCTACTTCTACATCAACAAATATATGTAGTTTCGGGGAACAACAGTATCACATATCATACATACTACATTAGTAACTATCGATTATATCAAACGACATGACTTACAAAAACATATACACCGCGCGTAAATTAACACAAATCAGACAAGTCAAGTTCAAacgaaaaaaataaattagcGTATTTTCCCGAGTTAACATCATGAATGGACTGATATGTCTGCGTTTGGATGCTGGATGATGTTTGGAGGAGCTGTTTTTGTTTCTGTATCCACTTTTGGTCGGTCTGTGGTTTTGTAAGCGCCATTGCTGTGGCGCCGCGTGACTTGGTCCTTGGTTTTTTCAGCGAGAGGGTTAGTATTATAACCGCTCTTGACGTGGTGACTACCAGTGCTGTGACGTCCTCGATTACAAACTTCACGAGGCTGTGAGTTCACAGCATCACCGAAGGTTCTTCTACGATTCAGATTCAGTTTTGGTGACTTCGGGCGTGTTAGTGGCAGCTGACATCATAGAAAACCAAATGaataatttttctaataaaaGTCTAAATATGATGCTAACCGATTATTTATGATGCTAACCTTCTTGAGTTCGGTTTTAGGCGGAGGTGCCTCATAGTAGAAACTTGGTACCGGTTTTGCTCTAATTACCAAGTTCTTTCTCATCTGCTTGATTGCTGCTTCTTGCTCTTCCTATGAGCGTTATTATGATAAACAAGTAATCTAATCAATTTTTATACGACGAAGCTAAAATGGACTAGTTAAAACATAGGCTCTGTCGTATTGGGGGTTAACAGTTTCAAGTAAGAAGATCACTAATTCACTATACCTTTTGTCTTGCTTCATACTGGCTTTTTTCCTCTAGAAGAGCTCGGTTTTTCTCCTCTAACTTGAGATAAAACTGAAAAGATTAAACGAAAATCTGTTTAACATCTATTTAACATGCATTATAGTTTACTATCTGTAAGACAAATCTGTACCTCTCTACGTTTTTCTGCACGTTCTGAGCTTCGAAATGTAGGGGCTGAACCATGAGTTACCTTTGATCTTGCAGTGCGCATTGACACAGCACTAATATTTGAGGTTAAAGAACAAATGATATAGAGTAACAGTTGTATTATGACATATAGAAGAATCACTTTTGTTATTGGTATTCATAAAAGGGTTATAAgtttagaagcatcactttggcaGAGATTCTTCTAGTTTACCTAAAATTTAGATCTGTGTAGAATAAGCCATCAAAAAGTTCAAATTTAAAAGGATACGAGGAAGCAACCGACCAATTATCCTCATCGTCGTAGTTCTTCTTATCACCATTATGCAAGGGCTTAGCTGAAGAAAAAGGCGAGTTTTGCTGAAAATGAAAAAACTTTTGCATATCAGTAATTTCAATACTGGTAACATACAAAACAAATACGTCTGCAAATCCTAGCTCAACTGGCACAAGCAATAAATACATAAATCAGTTACCACAAAGTATTAACAAATTATCAACCCTTACAAACAAAACTCTTATCGCTATTTGTTTGCAGTTTCATGCATATAACCTATGCCCGATCATTCCATTAAGCATCCTTGGCTCGATTCTTAGAGTACtaaacttcaatttcaaaatatgGCGCGACACGAAGAACATCAATTACCTGCGAATTCTTTGACGAGTAAGGCGACGAGTGCATATTGTTAGCATTTGGCGACAAGTTCAGACGAGTTACAACAGCTTCAGCAGTATCAACAACACGCGTGTAAGATCCATTCTTTTCAGTAACCGGATCCGATGGTTTCATCGGGCTCAACTCTTTGTCGTCACCCATCTTCTTCACTTCATGTTTCTCATTCTCCTCTACCGGCAACTCGGTATCACACTTCGTTATTTCAGCAGTCAAAATGTCCTTACTTTCACCGCAATCCTCAACAAACAAATCGACATCAGCACATTTCTTCACCTCACGATCCGCAATTTCGGAAGAATCATATCCATTCTCATTACCACTTTCATTTGAAACTTTTGTTACACCATTTGGCTTATTCTCCTCAACTTCCATTGCTGTAACTTCTCTCCCCATGACACTACATAATATAGGACTAATTCATCAGAAAAGAGATTACACTTACAGCAAAAAAATTGGTAATTTCAAACAGATCCAGAACACCACATGGTTCAACAAGAAAATGAAACTCATATAAACAATTTTTCACAATAGTTAATTAACTAACTAATTAACATGATTAATTCTGATTAAGGCAATTTTAACATAAACCTTAAAAAGTTCAAATAATTCATGAACTAACTTCAACATGTTCTTAACCAGGTGAAAAACATAACCCTTGTAACAGGAACATAACATAGGAAGAAatcaacaaatgaaacataaaaatGGAAGACAAACTCACATGAATCAGCTAAGAAAGTGAAAAAATAGAGTAAGAAACAATAGAAGCTCGATCTAAGTTAGATctctgatgttgttgttgttgttgttcttgagcTACTAAGTTGTTTTTctgtgtgtttttgttttgtgtgtTGTTGTAGGTGTGAGTGGGTGGGTGCCAAATAGAAACAAAGTCCAAAATTTATGTATCAGTGTCAACTATAttattcttttgcttttttttctctctcttgtgTTTCTTCCTTGGTTTAATTTAAGGTTTATTTATAGATCTGTTTTCTGGTTTTTTTTCTAACTAACGACGTTGTTTTTTCACCCTAACTTTTTTTTGATTAAGATTTCACGCCGTTACTGACGGTGGAAACTTATGTTTCTGCCATAGAGTGACGTTAAAGGCAGATGAAAATaacagaaaataattaaaaaatgtgtGTTTATTTGGTAAACACAGTAAAATTGATGTTAAGAAAATGGAAATGGAGAGAGATAGGTATAAAGAGAAGAGAGTTGTGATAAGGATATTGGACAGATAAGGTGGGAGATTTGGTCTTATAGATATATCTAAATATGGAAAAATAATTACAATCATAAAATTAATATGTGCAAGAAAATATGTTGATGCATTCCtcaattatgtatttttttttaatgtgcAAGTAATATTTATTCTTCTCAATTCAAAATTTTGAGTTTGAATCATTTTTTAATTGGTTCAGTAGTGATTAGCGTTGAATTTGATAGGAAGGATTACGGTTACGGGGTTAAAATCAGTTGATGTCAGAACCAAcctctaaattaaattaatcgatcTAATGAACTAAATATTAGTggtgaaaacaaaaaaaaatgttaatgttTGCTTCTATAAAAGCTTGCAAAAAATAAAGTAGGACGAAACATACAAATtagaggatatatatatatatatatatatatatatatatatatatatatatatatatatatatatatatatatatatatatatatatatatataaatccttGGACGATATAATAAAAGAGCGGTCAAAACAGACATATTTGGCGGATCAAACCCGTTTTGCCCCGCCTTTGCAAAGTAGTGttaattttttcaaagaaaaacaTTATTgtacataaattaatttttaacttaTAAAAGAATAGtcttatatataattatataaaaatataaaacacaccctatttttttatttttaggctctatttgacaaaatatattttgagtttatagcttataatttataagcccgtatgataataaaaaacttatttggtaacaatttttttatcacgagcttataacttatttgattagcttatagcttattttttagacgctattttaaatagcgttttagcttatagcttatcatttttcttccattaatatccttataagttttaattattttaaatgtgcATTTAGTTATTAATTAAGAAATGTATTTTTtgtgtcattttatatttatcaacTAGTTAAACTGCTAATTTATCAAATACTTTAATTAACTTATCAGTTATCAGTCATCAACTAGCAACTATAAACTATTAGCTATTAACTATTAGTCATCAGCCATAAGCTATTAGCCATCAATTATAAGCTAACTTATCACTCAACCGTTAAATTTATCAAACAGAGCCATAACTCATCGTTATGTATTTAATCTATGTATAGTTCAAATAGATTgtttattcaataaattaaaataatatttttctcattataaattataaatagcaaatttaaaaacaaaatagaagAGAATGAAAGGAAGTGGCTTTTTATTTGGGTaacattgttgtttttgtttcttgAAAGTAAAGCAACAAATTAGATATTAGTACAATCATAATGATTAAAGGTCATAATCAGGGACAGGTTTAAGGAGCAATCTCTCAGTCTGTCCTATGATGCTAATTAATCAAGAGGATTAAGAAGGCATAACAATATTCTAGCTGTTGAGAACGATGAAGGCAAAgcaattcttttttctttctctcattTGACCAAACATAATTAAAGGTTAAACATCTAATTAGTACTAATTGAGAAGGATATGCAACCTAGTTCACGCAATTCCATCTAACTCAATATTTGTCCTCAAGAATATTATAATAGTGTGAAATCATGTGACAGAGTAAATGTAATATTTATGTCACTCGTGAATATGTCCTTTCCTCTTTCTCACAAGGTTGATGCTTCATAAATATGTATAGTGTATTTTTATCAAAACAATACTCTCACCACCATAATGatgtataaacaaaaaaaatatacatatttttattataaattataagaaaaaaatcaactttattttatttaaaaaatatattcttttaaaaataaaataaaatgtaaattatatttaatttacttttttttcacatttttctcttccattaagaataattatttggattttttatatatttccataaaatatatttaaaaagaaaaaaaattaatttttgttgacaaatattaaaatattaacttttttatttataaattattagaGGGAGTAGATTAgccttatattaatattaattcatctgcgaaattttttttttttgactttctATGAGTTGTTATAAATGATGAACGACCTTGAAAATAATAAAGtttgatattttaataaatttttaacttttttttttgacagaataaATTTTTAacttgaaaataataaattttgacattttaataaaattttatattcagTCTATTTTTTTACTTAATAAAAACTATTAATGTTATTTTTGATAACTGAaacttttattgaaattaaaataaaagtaatcaAACATGATATATGATATATAACATAGTAGATTAAATACATTATAACATTAGAGAAAATTAGTCTAGCAatgctatatgttattatttctaCCTTTTCCAAAAATAAACTTAAGTTCAAGATATTCTCTTAATTCTATCAGTTAATTTTATGAAATTCACCACTTTCTCATTGAAAAAGATTTTATCGGTCTATTGAATATGTTCTATTTTTTCGAATGGATCGGtaagataaataatttttttttctattattcatGATTCTCCCATTTTATAATGAATGATTCAatcatttcacacatattaaaaaaatataataattaaagaaagagAATGATGTTTTTACTAAATTACCCTTTATCATATattggaaataatgaaaatggtAATAATTAAAAGGTACAAATGAAAAAATGGATTAATTTACATTGTAAATTGAAATTGGTAATTCATTTTGGGACACTTGTTTGTTCCAAATGGATAACTCATTATGGGACAGGGGGAGTACTATCAagggcatatatatatatatatatatatatatatatatatatatatatatatatatatatatatatatatatatatatatatatatatatatatatatatatataaaagagttGACCTATTTAGCCAAACGCTGGTACCAGGCACAAGGCGCTTGCTTCAAACCATAGAGAGATGTTCGCAAGTGACACACATAATCTGGGTGACGAGGATCACGGAAACCCAATGGCTGATGCATATAGATAATTTCATGAAGATCACCATGTAGAAGTGCGAATGGTCGCAGATTTCACCATTATCACATTGAAAACATTTGACACTTTGAGAAAACTGTGTGTGAatttggtttgagagagaagtgaACATTTCAAAAACTTGAGATTTATTTGTTAGAGGAAACGTttatagaaaatcagaaaaatcatccaaaaataaaatataataacgaTGACCAGCTGAACTCAAAACTGGTGATGTCCATAAATCACTATGTAAAGTATCAAAGGGCATCATAGTAACATTATTGGATGAAACAAAAAGCAGCCAAACATGTTTGCCAACCACAAAAAGCACAAACTATCCTAGAATttaaattttcttaattaatgaaCTTATTGCTACCAAGAGACTACAAAGCTGAAGAATCAGGATGTCCAAGATGACTGTGCCTAAGACTGTAAGCAAGACCAACAAAATGATAGAAAGTGGTAACTAGGTAGAGATTGTCAAGGCTATCACATCTCATGAGTAGAATCCTCGTTTGAAAGTCATTAACCGAATAATCAAAGggatcaaaagaaacaaaaatattattgtaAGTACTGAGTTGTCGCACAGAAATCAAATTTTTAACAATTTGTGGTGTGTGCAAAACACGGGTAAGGTTCAACGACTTGTGTTTATGGGAGGTGGGTAgagttaggggtggcaaacgggcatgcccgccccgtttaggcccgcaccgcaaaagcccgcgaaaaaacggggttggaaaagtgagggcggggcggggcgggaaAAACCCGCAGGCATTGAatcttttaggcctaaaaatagtaaaattgtatgaaaagcTAATGCCCGCAAAAAAATGGAGCAGAGAGGGGCGGACACATTATAGTGAGCGGGCCTAAAATCTTATCCCGTCCCGCAaaaaagtgcgggcaaaacggACTTTCTCCACAGGTCAGACCCGTTTTACTACCCCTAGGTAGAGTTGTATATCTAAAAAATTTATATCAGGATCAAAATTTTATATTTGCTGATAGATCAATGTTAAGGAACCCTAGATCTAAGAGTACAtaaaaagacaataaaataaaacaacttttcttcttgatttAAAATGGAGGCTGCATACAATTATATAGTAGGGTTTCTAGTACTAAAAGGGCCATGGGCCATAAAGGtgaaatgataaaaataacaAAGACATAAACTACCACTAGATGCACCTccctaatttaatataaaatctcTTAGCAAAACAGATTTCTTTTTAATTCTGTTGGGCCTAGCTGTCTTCATAACATTACTCTGTGGCCCATAAAGAACCTTGTCCACAAGGTTCAATGGTACTGGGCTTGTTGAGGATCCGCTGGTGGGCTGGAGTGGCAAATCCGGTGGCCCAGTATTAACCGCAACTTCACGTGGGTGGGAGAAGGCTACTGACATGGGATTTCGTGTCCTTGGAGATAAGGCAATCTGGGGAGGATAAGGGGAAATCCGTGTGAACGGTGGAGATTGAGTCTGTGGGGGGGTAATCATCCCTTGGGCAGAGTGTGCTGGTTGAGAAACGTGTGAAGGAGGGATACAGCTGTAATTGGGAAACACGCGTGCCACTGTCTTGGGAAATGGGATAGTAACGTTAGAGACCCCAGGGGTAAAATTGTCCATACCGCCATTTGTACTTATTAAAGTAGTTGATTTGTGAACTACTAAGTCATTTGCACTTCCCACTTTCTGCTGCAGATTGCTTTCGCCTTCTCTATCCTTAGCGCTAGATCTCACTTTCAGTTC encodes:
- the LOC131644158 gene encoding protein WVD2-like 1 is translated as MGREVTAMEVEENKPNGVTKVSNESGNENGYDSSEIADREVKKCADVDLFVEDCGESKDILTAEITKCDTELPVEENEKHEVKKMGDDKELSPMKPSDPVTEKNGSYTRVVDTAEAVVTRLNLSPNANNMHSSPYSSKNSQQNSPFSSAKPLHNGDKKNYDDEDNWSVASSAVSMRTARSKVTHGSAPTFRSSERAEKRREFYLKLEEKNRALLEEKSQYEARQKEEQEAAIKQMRKNLVIRAKPVPSFYYEAPPPKTELKKLPLTRPKSPKLNLNRRRTFGDAVNSQPREVCNRGRHSTGSHHVKSGYNTNPLAEKTKDQVTRRHSNGAYKTTDRPKVDTETKTAPPNIIQHPNADISVHS